The genomic window AGCTGTGTTTGCAAGACATTTTCATACACAAACCAGCTACGCGGATATAGTGCGTGATATGTACCAGTCTCCTGTGTAGCGGTAGAAGCTGGATACCATTGCACAGATTGCAGACTACCATCTTCAGGTGCTGTTGTAGCTAAAGCATAAGCTTGGGAAGATGTGCCATGAGATTCAAACACACTAAATTGACAAGCAGGGATATTTTGGAACAGATGCTCACCGCCGTCAATATGCCAGAGGTTAAAATCTCCCCGCGAAGAACGCCCGATGCAGCCAGCACCGAAGCCTCCCAAGGGCATCCCATGCCAAGCTCCATCATCAATATTACTAGCGTAGCGAACGGTATAAGGCTTATCCCAGCCTAAACCGATAGGACGATTCCAAGTACAAGCAGGAATTTGCGGGGAGAATTGAGTGGTCATTACCTAGTGTCACAGTGCAGTTATGCTAAGGAAGCTTAACGCGATGTGTCAATTTTCTCAAGTAGAGAGTTTGCAATTGAAATGGAGTGGCTTGAGCCATCACATTTCCACTCCCTGGGGGAAAGGGAATAGGTAAAATCTGATTTTAACTACTGGCAAACACTTGTACCACTAGCTTTAGTAACAGAGGAGGCATCAAATTCGCCTCCATCAAATTCGCCGATTACGGTTACTTGATCACCAGCCGATATGTGCCTGGTAGTATTATCTCCACAGATATCATAAGTATCAACTGTGATGGAACGACCACTGGTATTTAAGCGAAATCCATCTTCCCAAACTCGCTGAACTCTACCAGAAAAGGAATTACCTTGATTTTGAGCAAATGCTGGTACAGATGCCAGAATGACAACACCGAGAAATAAGAGTCTTGTGGGGTTTAATCTCATGATTTAACTCCTTAATTCTAGGAAGTATTAAGAATTGCTTAATAATTTCATGCTATCAGATTCAACTAGATTGCAGGATAACCAGTTTCTATCATTGAAATCAGCATAAATCTATCAGTATTGTCAGTTTATTCAGCAATGCGAATAACTGGGATAAGATAATTTGTCAACGTAAACGCATCTACCCCCAATTCTGTACGTTCTTGCGCTGCTAAAATCCCAGCTTGGGCGTGCCACCATGCCGCCGTTGCTACAATATCTTCTACAGGCAATTCTTTAGTAACGGCTTGGGCTAATAATCCCCCAATTAAGCCTGTTAACACATCCCCACTCCCGCCACGGGCTAAAGCTGGGGTACTTTCGGGGTTAATCCAGACTATACCGTGGGGATTGGATATCGCAGTTCTCGCACCTTTCAACAATACTACTGACTCACTCTGGATTGCTGCTTCTCTCACAGATGCTATCCTGTCTCGTTTCGCATCAGGTAAATGAGGAAATAAGCGTTGAAATTCTCCTGTATGGGGTGTGAGTACAGTTATAGCTTGACGCTGTTGTAATGTGGGGATGGTGTCTAGCCCTGCCAGAATATTTAAACCATCAGCATCGAGAATTAAAGGGCGATCGCTGTTTATCACTTCCTCGACAATAGGAGTAGCATCTGTAGTTAACCCAGGGCCACAGGCGATCGCACTATAGGCATTTAAATCGGTCTTCTCTGGTAATTGTAACTGAGCGATCGCACCAGTTTCCGTCTCTGGGCAACCAATAATCAACGCTTCCGGCAAATGGGACACCAAAAGCGGCTTGAGAGACTCAGGTACAGCCACAGACAGCATCCCCACACCACTCGCCCTAGCACCCAAAGCCGTTAAAATTGCCCCACCTGCATAACGCCGCGAACCGCAAATTAACAGTAAGTGTCCTTCCTTATATTTGTGCGTTACTGGTGGACGGGGTAAGGGTAGGGTAGAAAGTGCCGTTACTGGGGTAATGCGTTTAATTTTGTGGGTGTCTCCTAGTACCGCTTGCACATCCGCTAAGGGAATATCAAAATCAATTAACTCAGCTTTACCCACATACTCCAAAGCCTGATCTTGCAATAAACCTAACTTCCACAAACCCAAACACAGGGTATAAGTTGCACGGATAGCCGTCCCCAATACCTCGCCTGTATCAGTATGCAAACCTGAAGGCACATCAATACTAATAATTGGTTTATCCCAGTCATTAAAATGATTAATTGCTGAAGCGATGGGATCAGCGATCGCTCTTTCTAAGCCAAATCCAAATAATCCATCAACTAAAAAATCACAATCAGGCAACTGTTCAATATCTTGATAACAGGGGATACCCAAACTTTGAGCATATTGTAAATGCTGTGAAGTTAATTCCTTAAATTTAGAAAAAGGTGCATACATCCAAACCTTGTAATCTTGAAAATGTAACTCACGGGCTACAACCAACGTATCACCACCATTATGTCCGGGGCCGACAAGGATACCGACACGGCGACTGGAGTAAATATCTTGAATACGCCTAGTGATTAGTCCCGCCACTTTCTCCATTAAAGCGGCTACGGGCATTCCCGCTACAAATATCCGCCCTTCAATGTCGCGCATTTGAGCAGCAGTGACGACAACTTGGGAAATTTGTTCGTTTCTAGTCAGCACTTCACCTTACCATCAATTATGGATTAGCTGGCACATATCAATAATCTATAGCGCAACGCCTAGACAAATTCAGTAAAACAACCCAGAAAAATCAAACTATGTTTTTCCGAAATTGTTGCTATAGCCCCAGTAGTTCTACTTGGTCAATTAAAACACACTCTCATTTCGAGTAAAGGGAGAACAATATGCGAAATGTTTTGTCAGGATGTTTAGTTTTTGCTGGATTAATGTCAGCAACACCAGCTTTGGCGGGGGAAGTACTCATAACTCCCAATTTTATTTTCACCTGTCAAAATCAATGCGTAGTAATACAGTATAGGGATGGCAACCCCGTCCAAGTCCGGGATTCAAACGGCGGGACGGTTGTAGTTGAACAGAGGCGGCAGTACACAAATGCAGTGCAGTAGTTGCTGATTTAGGGTGTTGTACCAAAAATGTACCAAAAACACCACTTGTTAGGGACAGGTTATTGGAGAAAGATGTTATTTTCATCTGAATACCTGTCCCTTTACTGATCCCAAAGCGAAGTTAAAATGCTCACTTAGTGTATCCTCAGCATTTCATTGCCACCACGCTGTAACTCATACTCAACCTTGTTAATTTCACATTGGTATCCCTGCTTTTCTAGCTGTTCTACTATAAATTGCAGGTGCGGCGATCGCTTACCTGCTTTTGAGAGAAGTTATTGACAATGGAAGTTGTTCCTATTGGGACTAAGATCCACCTGAAAACAGTTCGAGCAAAGATTTCCAAACAGTAATGTAAAAATTGCCCCCAATCTCGTTTCGTACCAGTTCAAAAGGAATTCCTTGGCTACCAATAAACGGACGTAACCGCCAACCTAACTGCATTCCCACAATTGCATAAATCACAATCCAGAGGCGGAGTAGGAGATTATTCAAGGGTTGTTCCATGCGAAAGGCAATGTATGACGATCCCCTATACAGGTATCGTACTCCATATATGCCACACAGAGCGAAGATCAGCACGTGCATCAGGATTAAAAACTGGTAGTTATCCGGCGTGGTGAGGGTGAAGAAAAAGGCAATGGGAGCTAAACTTACTAGCAAAATTGTTGTAGTTCCCAAAGTCATCATCATCAGGGCGACAGTTTGAAGAAACTTAAAACGTTGTCCCAGCAATACATTGAAGGTATAGAGTGATGGAACACAAATCAATGCTGTGAATAAAAAGAGAATAGGTAATTTGATTGCAGATGACAATGCTTGCAATACCCCGTTATACATACCCATGACTAGGCCATAAATACTGGATAGCAGGATAGAGAGAACAGACATTGACCAAATAATTCTAGTCAAATCTTTTTGGCTGTGTATCTGCTCAAACAGGGCTGTTTGCGCCCTCAGAATATAGTCGAGAAAGTAAAAAGCCAGGCGAACAACACCGTTATTCTCAATCGCCTGACGCAGTGCTTGAAGTTCTTTTTGGGAATATTCGTAGCGTTCTGCATGAGGTTTAGACGGGCGTTTGGCAGAACCGGAGGTATCCTCAGAGTAGAAGGTAATGATATCAGGCTCTGGGGGTTCTTGTCTTCGATAGCTTGATTCAAAAATGCCTGATTTATCGTGTTCTGGGTCAGAGGGTACTGGGTTATTGTCCTTATTCATACTTTTCTCTCAGAAATCATAATATATCTAAGATAACCAATGATAATTCATTAGAGTTGTTCAGAAATACACCTATGATCCTTGTTTTGTAAGGTTAAAAGCCTAATTTTGTGAAAAGTATATTATAGTAAATACTTTTAGTATTTAAGTCATTAAAGATGCTTAGATTTTTACATGATACTGAGACTTCGATCAGGATATTTTGTCCACCTGATGATAGCTGAATGGCTTGACCGTCAGGCAAACTTACGGGAATTTATGTTGCGATTCCTATCCTGCAATAAGGGACTTCCAGATAAAAAAATATCCAAATTGTAGGGTGCGTCAGTGCGATAGAACCTAACTATACTCAGAAATTATTCATACTGACGCACCCTACCCAACCATCAATTGCGGATAATTTATAAATCATCTCTTATGGTTTAGTAGTAAGGACTTTAGTCCTCAAAAAAGAGCTAGAGCCACTTACTACAAAACTAATTCCCTAAACTAAAAACGGACGTGCTAAGAAAAAGCTGGAAATTGTCTTAGAATCTACAGGTTCTCCTTCCAGAATGGCTTTTTCTAGTTCTTCGGGAGTGAAAAATACAATCTCAATATCTTCGTCTTCGTCTTGTTTGGGTGGTGTGTCTAACTTTTCTACATCTCTGGCGAGGTAGGCGTAGATAATCTCATCGGAATAGCCTGGTGCTAGGAAAAACTCGCCTAATTTGTCCCATTTCTCTGCGCTATGTCCGGTTTCTTCTTGAATTTCACGCTTCACTGTCTCTAGAGGATCTTCGTTGGGTTCTAAAGTTCCTGCGGGAAATTCTAATATTCTTCCTTGAATTGCAAAGCGATATTGGCGTACAAGTATCAGTTTACCTTCCGCAGTCACAGGCACAGCTAAAGCACCGCCGGGGTGACGAATGCACTCCCATTCTCCTTCTGCTTTGTTGGGTAAACGCAAGCGATTCACTTCAAAGTCAAACTTGCGCCCCTTATAGAATAGGCGTTGTTTTAATAGCTGTGGTAATTCTCTACCTAGTGGCATAGTTAAATTCTATTGTTTATAAATGCACAAAATCACACTGGAGTTGGCGATCGCACCAGCGTTTTCTGCGTTGATTGAGTGGTAACTTTAGCTGCTCTTTAACAAATGTACATCAGAACAGTCTACTTTTTTTACCAGTTGTTTGATTGCTAATCCGGAAACTGGCTCTATCCAGTCTGGGGCAATTTCTACCAATGGTACTAAGACAAAGGCTCGCTCGTGCATTCGGGGATGGGGAATCTGGAGGTTTGGGGTATCGAGAATTAAGTCATCGTACAGCAGTATATCTAGATCCAGCGATCGCGCTCCCCAACGTTCTCGACGCACCCGCCCAAATTTCTGCTCTGTCGCTAGCAATGTGTCTAATAATTCCTGGGGACTCATTTTCACTTGCAAGATGATACAGGCATTGATGTAATCTGGTTGTGGCGGCCCTACAGCTTTGGTTCTATACCAACTGGATTT from Nostoc sp. UHCC 0870 includes these protein-coding regions:
- the folK gene encoding 2-amino-4-hydroxy-6-hydroxymethyldihydropteridine diphosphokinase, whose product is MQNRAIAEVVRSALALGSNIGDSVATLEAATQALTAIPGIELEAKSSWYRTKAVGPPQPDYINACIILQVKMSPQELLDTLLATEQKFGRVRRERWGARSLDLDILLYDDLILDTPNLQIPHPRMHERAFVLVPLVEIAPDWIEPVSGLAIKQLVKKVDCSDVHLLKSS
- a CDS encoding actin-binding WH2 domain-containing protein; the protein is MNKDNNPVPSDPEHDKSGIFESSYRRQEPPEPDIITFYSEDTSGSAKRPSKPHAERYEYSQKELQALRQAIENNGVVRLAFYFLDYILRAQTALFEQIHSQKDLTRIIWSMSVLSILLSSIYGLVMGMYNGVLQALSSAIKLPILFLFTALICVPSLYTFNVLLGQRFKFLQTVALMMMTLGTTTILLVSLAPIAFFFTLTTPDNYQFLILMHVLIFALCGIYGVRYLYRGSSYIAFRMEQPLNNLLLRLWIVIYAIVGMQLGWRLRPFIGSQGIPFELVRNEIGGNFYITVWKSLLELFSGGS
- a CDS encoding NAD(P)H-hydrate dehydratase, with protein sequence MLTRNEQISQVVVTAAQMRDIEGRIFVAGMPVAALMEKVAGLITRRIQDIYSSRRVGILVGPGHNGGDTLVVARELHFQDYKVWMYAPFSKFKELTSQHLQYAQSLGIPCYQDIEQLPDCDFLVDGLFGFGLERAIADPIASAINHFNDWDKPIISIDVPSGLHTDTGEVLGTAIRATYTLCLGLWKLGLLQDQALEYVGKAELIDFDIPLADVQAVLGDTHKIKRITPVTALSTLPLPRPPVTHKYKEGHLLLICGSRRYAGGAILTALGARASGVGMLSVAVPESLKPLLVSHLPEALIIGCPETETGAIAQLQLPEKTDLNAYSAIACGPGLTTDATPIVEEVINSDRPLILDADGLNILAGLDTIPTLQQRQAITVLTPHTGEFQRLFPHLPDAKRDRIASVREAAIQSESVVLLKGARTAISNPHGIVWINPESTPALARGGSGDVLTGLIGGLLAQAVTKELPVEDIVATAAWWHAQAGILAAQERTELGVDAFTLTNYLIPVIRIAE
- a CDS encoding NUDIX hydrolase, which gives rise to MPLGRELPQLLKQRLFYKGRKFDFEVNRLRLPNKAEGEWECIRHPGGALAVPVTAEGKLILVRQYRFAIQGRILEFPAGTLEPNEDPLETVKREIQEETGHSAEKWDKLGEFFLAPGYSDEIIYAYLARDVEKLDTPPKQDEDEDIEIVFFTPEELEKAILEGEPVDSKTISSFFLARPFLV